TCGAAGAGAAATTCGACAACGGCAAGATTCACCTCGAATACCTCACCAACGCGCAAAACCAGAAAACCGGTTTCTACCGCGAGCGCTGGCCCACCGGTCGACTCAAGGAGCAGTCCACCTACCGGCTCGATCAACTCGATGGCAAGCGGCAGCTCTGGGATGAGAAAGGTCAGCTCGCCGCCGAGGAAGTCTGGGCCGACGGCGTGCTCATCTACCCCAAGTCCAAAGCCCTCATCCTCCAGCGCGGCAAACAGATCAACAACACACCCATCGACAACGGCGGCTCCCCCACCCCCGCGGCATTCGCCGATGGCGTGCATCAACTGATGATCTACCGATTCCTCTGCGATGTTCCCTACGAGAATCTCGCGCTCGATCCCGACAAGAACGAGGCCTGTGCCGCCGCCGCCAAGGTCTGCCTCGCACTCGGCCAACTCACGCACAATCCCGACCGCAACCCTGGCCTGCCCGATGACCTCTTCGAACTCGCCAAAAAAGGCGCCGGCCACTCCAATCTCTTCGCCGGCAACAACGTCCCCCGCAATTCGATCAACGGCTACATGAATGACTCCGACCCCGGCAACATCGACCGCCTCGGACATCGACGATGGTGCCTCAATCCGCACATGCTCAAGACCGGCTTCGGCGTCGCCGGAACCTACCAAGCCATGTGGAGCTTCGACGGCTCGCGACCCGCAGCCGACATCTCCGACTGGGCCTTCGTCGCCTACCCCGCTCGCGGCTACATGCCCCGCGATTACTTCCATCCCAACTACGCCTGGAGCGTTACACTCAACCCAGCCAAGTATCAAACCCCTGTCGAGTCCGACATCAAAGTCGAAGTCCACCCCGTCACTCGCCCCGTCAGCGCCGTCGCGGACTTCGCCGCCGAACCCGCCCTCAACCTCAACTACTACCACATCGACACCGCCGGCTACGCCATCCCCAACTGCATCATCTTCCGCCCCGACAACGTGACCACCGCCCCCGGCTCCCGCTACTGGGTCATCATCACCGGCGTCAAAGACAAATCCGACGCCCCCGCGACCATCCAATACCTCGTCGAATTCTTCTGATCCTCCCCGGCGTTCGCGAATGGTGATGGCTCTCTCAGTAGACACCATCCGCATCTGCGGATTGGTCCCTAACGCCGCGTGGCTTGGGTGGCTGCACACGCATCTCAAAGTGATCAAGGTCACACTTCGCGGTCTGCATACGTTCCGCCACACAGGCACCACCTTCTAGTGAACGACGTCAAGATGCCCATCGCGCAACTGCGGAAGTTGCTGGGGCACCAGCGGCTCCAGAAAACCCAGCGGAATCTTCACCCGAGCACGGCGCACATGGCGGCGTCAGTGGCTCGGGTCGACTTCACGAAGCTGACCGGAAAGGAGACTGCGTGATGCAGACGCCAAATAGCAAGAACTCAGCAATCAAACGCCCAACTGAAAATCAGAAATCAACCCGACCTATGTATCAAAAGGAATCGATGAATGTCCAAGCGTAAGCAAAGTAAAAAGCCCACGGCGTAACGCCGTGGGCTTCGGAATTCGCTTGGTTGCATCGACTCAGACCGACGCGGCCATCTTCTCGGCTTTCTTGCGGGCGTCGTCGAGGGTGCCGACGTACATGAAGGCGCTTTCGGGCAGGTCGTCGGCTTCGCCGTCGCACAGACGCTTGAAGCTGTCGATGGTTTCCTTGAGCGGCGTGTAGATGCCGGGGAAACCGGTGAACTGCTCCGCCACGAAGAACGGCTGACTGAGGAAGCGCTCGATCTTGCGGGCGCGGGCCACGATGAGTTTGTCTTCTTCGGACAGTTCATCGACGCCCAGAATCGCGATGATGTCCTGCAGGTCCTTGTAGCGCTGAAGGATGACCTGCACGCGGCGGGAGACGGCGTAGTGCTCATCGCCGATGACGGTCGGATCGAGAATCGTCGAGGTCGACGCCAGCGGGTCCACGGCGGGGTAGATGCCCTTCTCGGCGATGCCGCGCGAAAGCACGACGAAGGCGTCAAGGTGGCTGAACGCCGTGGCGGGAGCGGGGTCGGTCAAGTCGTCGGCGGGCACATAGATGGCCTGCACGCTGGTGATCGCGCCCTTGTCGGTCGAGGTGATGCGTTCCTGAAGCTGACCCATCTCGGTCGAGAGCGTCGGCTGATAGCCCACGGCCGAGGGCATGCGGCCGAGCAGCGCGGACACTTCCGAACCGGCCTGCGTGAAGCGGAAGATGTTGTCCACGAACAGGAGCGTCTCCTTACCGGAGGCGTCGCGGAACTCCTCGCACATGGTCAGACCGGACAGGGCCACGCGAAGACGCGCGCCCGGCGGTTCGTTCATCTGGCCGAACACCATGGCGACTCGGTCGAGCACGCGGCGTTCCTGACCCTGCGCATCGGTGAACTTGGCCTCGGCCATTTCGCCCCAAAGGTCATTGCCTTCGCGGGTGCGTTCGCCGACGCCGGCGAACACGGAGTATCCGCCGTGCTCGCGGGCGATGCGGGCGATCATTTCCTGAATGACGACGGTCTTTCCGACGCCGGCCCCGCCGAAGAGGCCGATCTTGCCGCCGCGGACGAAGGGGCACAGCAGGTCGACGACCTTGATGCCGGTTTCGAGAATTTCGGTCTTCGGATTGAGGTTGACGAATTCCGGGGGCTCGCGGTGGATGGGGTTGCGCTTGGTGACATGGACCGGGCCGGCGTTGTCGATGGGGTCGCCCAGCAGGTTGAACACGCGTCCGAGCACCGCCTCGCCGACGGGCACGGTCACGGACGCCCCGGTATCGACGACATCCTGCCCGCGGCGCAGACCATCGGTGGACCCGAGGGCGACCGCGCGGACGCGTCCGCCGCCCAGGTGCTGCTGCACTTCGCCGGTCAGATGAATCTTGACGTTGCCGTCTTCGGAGTCGATCTTCAGGGCGTTATAGATTTCCGGAAGCTGATCTTCGGGGAATTGAGCGTCGAAGGTGGAGCCGATGACCTGGGTGATTTTGCCGACGGTGGGCATGGTGATCCTCTGCGATGATAAGGGAACCTGAAAATCCCTCTGAGGAGGGGCAATCAGGATAGCCGACACGCCCGCTGATGGCAACGGGCATCGGCGTCGAAAAATGGGAAATCCGGCGTGTCCGCCCCCCGTTTGGCCGCGAGGCGCAGGCGATTGCTTCATGCCCCGCCGCGCTCGCCGCCGGCTCGCGGCTGAACTTGCAAAACCGCTTATCAGCACCGATCATGGACCCAACCGGATCGTGCTGATCCAGGAGGGTTTTATGCTCACGAACGTGCTGGCTATGGGCGGATACACCGGCATCCTCGGCATTGTGTACCTGATCCTGGTTATCATCGCCCTGATCGACATCATTAAGGGCTCCATGGACTCGACCAAAAAGCTGATCTGGGTGCTGGTGACGATCTTCGTGCCTTACGTCGGCGCCATTTTGTATTTCCTCATCGGCAAGAAGTGAACACGATGCCGGCCGACACCCCGGACACCCCGGATCGTTCGCCGCGGGCGGGGTGGATCGGGCGGTGGGCCGGGGCGGGTTGGTCGGGGTTCTATTTCAGCAGCTTCTACATGTCCGTCACGGCGGCGGCGTTCGTGTTCGTCGCGGCGCGCTGGCTCGGACGCACGCTCGAA
The nucleotide sequence above comes from Planctomycetota bacterium. Encoded proteins:
- the atpD gene encoding F0F1 ATP synthase subunit beta translates to MPTVGKITQVIGSTFDAQFPEDQLPEIYNALKIDSEDGNVKIHLTGEVQQHLGGGRVRAVALGSTDGLRRGQDVVDTGASVTVPVGEAVLGRVFNLLGDPIDNAGPVHVTKRNPIHREPPEFVNLNPKTEILETGIKVVDLLCPFVRGGKIGLFGGAGVGKTVVIQEMIARIAREHGGYSVFAGVGERTREGNDLWGEMAEAKFTDAQGQERRVLDRVAMVFGQMNEPPGARLRVALSGLTMCEEFRDASGKETLLFVDNIFRFTQAGSEVSALLGRMPSAVGYQPTLSTEMGQLQERITSTDKGAITSVQAIYVPADDLTDPAPATAFSHLDAFVVLSRGIAEKGIYPAVDPLASTSTILDPTVIGDEHYAVSRRVQVILQRYKDLQDIIAILGVDELSEEDKLIVARARKIERFLSQPFFVAEQFTGFPGIYTPLKETIDSFKRLCDGEADDLPESAFMYVGTLDDARKKAEKMAASV